The following coding sequences lie in one Oncorhynchus nerka isolate Pitt River linkage group LG14, Oner_Uvic_2.0, whole genome shotgun sequence genomic window:
- the LOC115117640 gene encoding transmembrane protein 238-like: MAQHYDGLSHCKLALAFAILMDLLGVSALLVGVFAPLEIKGQDFGDLLVYSGALLMLMSLGGWVMWYSGNLEGLTSRKELGGTMGAMDRLARSLSRRIRLPRSHSSPS, from the coding sequence ATGGCGCAGCACTATGATGGTCTGTCCCACTGTAAGCTGGCCCTGGCGTTTGCCATATTGATGGACCTGCTAGGTGTCTCTGCTCTTCTGGTGGGGGTTTTCGCCCCATTAGAGATTAAGGGGCAGGACTTTGGAGACCTGTTGGTGTACTCTGGGGCTCTACTGATGCTCATGTCCCTGGGAGGATGGGTCATGTGGTACAGCGGGAACCTTGAGGGCCTGACCTCCAGGAAGGAGCTAGGGGGAACCATGGGTGCCATGGACCGGCTGGCCCGCTCCCTCAGCCGCAGGATACGACTCCCCAGGAGCCACAGCAGCCCCTCATGA
- the LOC115117639 gene encoding C-Jun-amino-terminal kinase-interacting protein 4-like isoform X2, translating to MECGESIVCGSGELDLDPDIVSEEAGKLYSELQTVIETHGVGVVESLVPILVWVLEGLASCRAQLREREEEAEREKGERDELLERYQSEKLLRRESQERYLELDDQIEQERRTMRGREKERERREKELEKKAREQADQLVALEEQRAGLGRELNTLKHTHNKLVLSYKDLLERKRDLEREGSPLSNHVRPKNSQSTQGQSESCVSGQELTDRRPETPPDSVLLEEPVTKDDRVIDIVVKPDIDASFINDIISSTPELAKFHGLMNTSTPVRADVKEPIRDETKTSMEEEMKEVEEKEEGGAKQEKEGEVEENMDSLEWELRNTESVFSELSELSQEYVESVDQGASVRGSTDQFEEILSQYEELKHTHELVNAARKALISRVEELTNERSALKVEMTSCQETVTRLAGRMKEMEEETKRLRKELEANQSDDDSSLPISLRRFSRSEMSRVVMEKNQYKERLFELQEAVRRSQTIRVTQEERITERERTSVWRRFNRLFGLNKNPLVPSAALALALPTSLTHSPMGSPRKLAVSTTQTDGASPAAALSPRVRRRELYRDIRSHVWGTLGKRQVHGWSMPRSHTQDSSEPTPEPKDVPVLVQLRLMDQRDSTAKLNCAVAVTPEISGETTCAVWVVSGPASSSDVTVINPARSNTVLDQFSLPPTSPALCICAVPPTGETSGTVWIGTQEGSVLVHSASTARRRCLQSISLSEGVHSLTYSHGQVIAGLANGTLAFFSHNPGGWNLQSHEVLPLGSTPLQPIRCCLAKGAGLWVGYWNRVHVVNVENRKVEQTLTVSERSEQQVRFLCAAGSGVWTSCRLDPTLRLFDWSTGRPLQDVDLTPLVTKTLGPAFLSLSPLQISSLTFISGRLWVGTGSGAIFSIPVSLSSESASIPYCFLAAAQLCYHGHRQAVKFIIAAPGCVTSSSTIGGGAVTLVSTSQLILSGGEGYINFRIGDDANDGAPEAAPLRSDRSHMIIWQSPTPSLPSSAL from the exons aTGGAGTGTGGAGAGAGTATCGTGTGTGGGTCTGGGGAGCTGGATCTGGACCCTGACATTGTGAGTGAAGAGGCCGGGAAACTGTACTCAGAactacag ACAGTGATAGAGACCCATGGCGTAGGGGTTGTGGAGTCCCTGGTTCCCATCCTAGTATGGGTCCTGGAGGGTCTGGCCAGCTGCAGAGCCCagctcagagagagggaggaggaggccgagagagagaaaggagagagagatgagctgtTGGAGAGATACCAGAGTGAGAAACTACTGAGGAGAGAGAGCCAGGAG CGGTATCTGGAGTTGGATGACCAGATTGAGCAGGAGCGGAGGAcgatgaggggaagagagaaggagagagagaggagggaaaaagaACTGGAGAAAAAGGCCAGAGAGCAGGCTGACCAAT TGGTGGCCTTGGAGGAGCAGAGGGCTGGACTGGGCAGAGAGTTGAACACACTGAAGCACACTCACAACAAG tTGGTGCTCAGTTATAAGGATCTGCTGGAAAGGAAAAGggatctagagagagagggatctccACTAAG taaCCATGTGCGCCCCAAGAATTCACAATCTACCCAGGGCCAGTCAGAATCCTGTGTTAGCGGGCAGGAG CTAACTGATCGAAGGCCAGAAACACCTCCTGATTCTGTCCTGTTGGAAGAACCGGTAACCAAGGACGATAGGGTGATTGACATTGTCGTAAAGCCAGACATAGATGCGTCCTTCATCAATGACATCATAAGCTCCACCCCTGAGCTGGCGAAGTTTCATGGCCTTATGAATACCAG CACCCCGGTCCGAGCAGACGTCAAAGAGCCAATCAGAGACGAGACCAAGACCAGCATGGAGGAAGAAatgaaggaggtggaggagaaagaggaaggaggagcaaagcaggagaaggaaggagaggtggaggaaaatATGGATAGTCTGGAATGGGAGCTGAGGAACACGGAGTCTGTATTCTCAGAGCTGTCAGAGCTGAGTCAGGAATACGTAGAGAGTGTGGACCAGGGGGCCAGTGTCAGAG GCAGCACCGACCAGTTTGAGGAGATTCTTTCTCAGTATGAGGAACTGAAACACACCCA TGAGTTAGTGAATGCGGCCCGGAAAGCACTGATCTCTCGTGTGGAGGAGCTGACCAATGAGAGGTCAGCTCTTAAAGTGGAGATGACTTCCTGCCAGGAGACTGTCACCCGATTGGCGGGAAGAatgaaggagatggaggaggaaactAAGAG ACTTCGGAAAGAACTGGAAGCAAATCAATCAGATGATGAT TCCTCTCTGCCCATATCGCTGCGTCGGTTCTCTCGTTCGGAGATGTCCCGTGTTGTCATGGAGAAGAACCAGTATAAGGAGCGTTTGTTTGAGCTGCAGGAGGCTGTGAGACGCAGTCAGACCATTCG GGTCACCCAAGAAGAGaggatcacagagagagagaggactagtgTATGGAGAAG ATTCAACCGTTTGTTTGGCCTGAACAAGAACCCCTTGGTTCCGTCCGCTGCTCTAGCGCTGGCCCTGCCGAcgtccctcactcactcaccaatGGGGTCTCCACGGAAACTGGCTGTCAGTACAACTCAGACAGA TGGTGCCTCCCCTGCTGCAGCCCTGTCTCCGCGGGTCAGGAGGAGGGAGCTGTACAGAGACATCCGCTCCCATGTCTGGGGAACCCTGGGAAAACGCCAGGTTCATGGCTGGAGCATGCCGCGgtcacacacacag GATTCCTCAGAGCCGACCCCTGAGCCCAAAGATGTGCCTGTCCTAGTTCAGCTCAGACTGATGGACCAGAGAGATTCTACAGCCAAG CTAAACTGTGCTGTTGCTGTCACACCTGAGATCTCAGGCGAGACAACG TGTGCTGTGTGGGTGGTCTCTGGTCCCGCCTCCAGTAGTGATGTCACAGTGATCAACCCTGCACGGTCCAATACGGTGCTGGATCAGTTCAGCCTCCCGCCCACCTCGCCCGCCCTATGCATCTGTGCTGTGCCCCCTACTG GTGAGACCTCAGGAACTGTGTGGATTGGAACTCAGGAAGGAAG TGTATTGGTCCACTCCGCGTCCACAGCTAGGAGGCGCTGTCTgcagtctatctctctgtctgagggTGTGCACTCTCTCAC GTATTCACATGGTCAAGTCATTGCTGGATTAGCCAATGGGACGCTTGCATTCTTCTCGCACAACCCAG GTGGGTGGAATCTCCAATCACATGAGGTTTTGCCTCTGGGATCAACTCCACTGCAGCCCATTCGCTGTTGCCTAGCGAAGGGGGCGGGCTTATGGGTAGGATACTGGAATCGGGTTCATGTGGTCAATGTCGAGAATAGAAAAGTGGAG CAAACTTTAACCGTCTCGGAGCGCAGTGAGCAGCAGGTGCGTTTCCTGTGTGCGGCAGGAAGTGGTGTGTGGACGTCCTGCCGGCTCGACCCTACACTCAGGCTTTTTGATTGGTCCACTGGCCGTCCCCTGCAGGATGTGGATCTGACCCCTCTGGTCACCAAAACACTGG gcCCTgccttcttgtctctctctccgctccagaTCTCGTCCCTCACCTTCATCTCTGGACGGCTGTGGGTGGGAACAGGAAGTGGCGCCATCTTCTCCATCCCTGTGTCTCTCA GTTCAGAGTCTGCCTCTATACCATACTGCTTTTTGGCGGCAGCACAACTGTGTTACCATGGACACCGCCAGGCTGTCAAGTTCATCATTGCTGCACCTG GCTGTGTGACCAGCTCCTCTACAATAGGAGGCGGTGCTGTAACTCTAGTCTCTACCTCTCAACTCATTCTCAGTGGAGGAGAGGGCTACATCAACTTCCGTATCG GGGACGACGCGAATGACGGCGCACCCGAAGCTGCTCCACTGCGATCAGACCGCAGTCACATGATCATCTGGCAGAGCCCCACCCCCTCCCTGCCCAGCTCCGCCCTTTGA
- the LOC115117639 gene encoding C-Jun-amino-terminal kinase-interacting protein 4-like isoform X1 — MRKKCIDRHTVHILISAETHSLIDRERQSGMECGESIVCGSGELDLDPDIVSEEAGKLYSELQTVIETHGVGVVESLVPILVWVLEGLASCRAQLREREEEAEREKGERDELLERYQSEKLLRRESQERYLELDDQIEQERRTMRGREKERERREKELEKKAREQADQLVALEEQRAGLGRELNTLKHTHNKLVLSYKDLLERKRDLEREGSPLSNHVRPKNSQSTQGQSESCVSGQELTDRRPETPPDSVLLEEPVTKDDRVIDIVVKPDIDASFINDIISSTPELAKFHGLMNTSTPVRADVKEPIRDETKTSMEEEMKEVEEKEEGGAKQEKEGEVEENMDSLEWELRNTESVFSELSELSQEYVESVDQGASVRGSTDQFEEILSQYEELKHTHELVNAARKALISRVEELTNERSALKVEMTSCQETVTRLAGRMKEMEEETKRLRKELEANQSDDDSSLPISLRRFSRSEMSRVVMEKNQYKERLFELQEAVRRSQTIRVTQEERITERERTSVWRRFNRLFGLNKNPLVPSAALALALPTSLTHSPMGSPRKLAVSTTQTDGASPAAALSPRVRRRELYRDIRSHVWGTLGKRQVHGWSMPRSHTQDSSEPTPEPKDVPVLVQLRLMDQRDSTAKLNCAVAVTPEISGETTCAVWVVSGPASSSDVTVINPARSNTVLDQFSLPPTSPALCICAVPPTGETSGTVWIGTQEGSVLVHSASTARRRCLQSISLSEGVHSLTYSHGQVIAGLANGTLAFFSHNPGGWNLQSHEVLPLGSTPLQPIRCCLAKGAGLWVGYWNRVHVVNVENRKVEQTLTVSERSEQQVRFLCAAGSGVWTSCRLDPTLRLFDWSTGRPLQDVDLTPLVTKTLGPAFLSLSPLQISSLTFISGRLWVGTGSGAIFSIPVSLSSESASIPYCFLAAAQLCYHGHRQAVKFIIAAPGCVTSSSTIGGGAVTLVSTSQLILSGGEGYINFRIGDDANDGAPEAAPLRSDRSHMIIWQSPTPSLPSSAL; from the exons ATGAGGAAGAAGTGTATTGACAGACACACAGTTCATATACTCATATCAGCTGAGACCCATTCacttatagacagagagagacagagcgggaTGGAGTGTGGAGAGAGTATCGTGTGTGGGTCTGGGGAGCTGGATCTGGACCCTGACATTGTGAGTGAAGAGGCCGGGAAACTGTACTCAGAactacag ACAGTGATAGAGACCCATGGCGTAGGGGTTGTGGAGTCCCTGGTTCCCATCCTAGTATGGGTCCTGGAGGGTCTGGCCAGCTGCAGAGCCCagctcagagagagggaggaggaggccgagagagagaaaggagagagagatgagctgtTGGAGAGATACCAGAGTGAGAAACTACTGAGGAGAGAGAGCCAGGAG CGGTATCTGGAGTTGGATGACCAGATTGAGCAGGAGCGGAGGAcgatgaggggaagagagaaggagagagagaggagggaaaaagaACTGGAGAAAAAGGCCAGAGAGCAGGCTGACCAAT TGGTGGCCTTGGAGGAGCAGAGGGCTGGACTGGGCAGAGAGTTGAACACACTGAAGCACACTCACAACAAG tTGGTGCTCAGTTATAAGGATCTGCTGGAAAGGAAAAGggatctagagagagagggatctccACTAAG taaCCATGTGCGCCCCAAGAATTCACAATCTACCCAGGGCCAGTCAGAATCCTGTGTTAGCGGGCAGGAG CTAACTGATCGAAGGCCAGAAACACCTCCTGATTCTGTCCTGTTGGAAGAACCGGTAACCAAGGACGATAGGGTGATTGACATTGTCGTAAAGCCAGACATAGATGCGTCCTTCATCAATGACATCATAAGCTCCACCCCTGAGCTGGCGAAGTTTCATGGCCTTATGAATACCAG CACCCCGGTCCGAGCAGACGTCAAAGAGCCAATCAGAGACGAGACCAAGACCAGCATGGAGGAAGAAatgaaggaggtggaggagaaagaggaaggaggagcaaagcaggagaaggaaggagaggtggaggaaaatATGGATAGTCTGGAATGGGAGCTGAGGAACACGGAGTCTGTATTCTCAGAGCTGTCAGAGCTGAGTCAGGAATACGTAGAGAGTGTGGACCAGGGGGCCAGTGTCAGAG GCAGCACCGACCAGTTTGAGGAGATTCTTTCTCAGTATGAGGAACTGAAACACACCCA TGAGTTAGTGAATGCGGCCCGGAAAGCACTGATCTCTCGTGTGGAGGAGCTGACCAATGAGAGGTCAGCTCTTAAAGTGGAGATGACTTCCTGCCAGGAGACTGTCACCCGATTGGCGGGAAGAatgaaggagatggaggaggaaactAAGAG ACTTCGGAAAGAACTGGAAGCAAATCAATCAGATGATGAT TCCTCTCTGCCCATATCGCTGCGTCGGTTCTCTCGTTCGGAGATGTCCCGTGTTGTCATGGAGAAGAACCAGTATAAGGAGCGTTTGTTTGAGCTGCAGGAGGCTGTGAGACGCAGTCAGACCATTCG GGTCACCCAAGAAGAGaggatcacagagagagagaggactagtgTATGGAGAAG ATTCAACCGTTTGTTTGGCCTGAACAAGAACCCCTTGGTTCCGTCCGCTGCTCTAGCGCTGGCCCTGCCGAcgtccctcactcactcaccaatGGGGTCTCCACGGAAACTGGCTGTCAGTACAACTCAGACAGA TGGTGCCTCCCCTGCTGCAGCCCTGTCTCCGCGGGTCAGGAGGAGGGAGCTGTACAGAGACATCCGCTCCCATGTCTGGGGAACCCTGGGAAAACGCCAGGTTCATGGCTGGAGCATGCCGCGgtcacacacacag GATTCCTCAGAGCCGACCCCTGAGCCCAAAGATGTGCCTGTCCTAGTTCAGCTCAGACTGATGGACCAGAGAGATTCTACAGCCAAG CTAAACTGTGCTGTTGCTGTCACACCTGAGATCTCAGGCGAGACAACG TGTGCTGTGTGGGTGGTCTCTGGTCCCGCCTCCAGTAGTGATGTCACAGTGATCAACCCTGCACGGTCCAATACGGTGCTGGATCAGTTCAGCCTCCCGCCCACCTCGCCCGCCCTATGCATCTGTGCTGTGCCCCCTACTG GTGAGACCTCAGGAACTGTGTGGATTGGAACTCAGGAAGGAAG TGTATTGGTCCACTCCGCGTCCACAGCTAGGAGGCGCTGTCTgcagtctatctctctgtctgagggTGTGCACTCTCTCAC GTATTCACATGGTCAAGTCATTGCTGGATTAGCCAATGGGACGCTTGCATTCTTCTCGCACAACCCAG GTGGGTGGAATCTCCAATCACATGAGGTTTTGCCTCTGGGATCAACTCCACTGCAGCCCATTCGCTGTTGCCTAGCGAAGGGGGCGGGCTTATGGGTAGGATACTGGAATCGGGTTCATGTGGTCAATGTCGAGAATAGAAAAGTGGAG CAAACTTTAACCGTCTCGGAGCGCAGTGAGCAGCAGGTGCGTTTCCTGTGTGCGGCAGGAAGTGGTGTGTGGACGTCCTGCCGGCTCGACCCTACACTCAGGCTTTTTGATTGGTCCACTGGCCGTCCCCTGCAGGATGTGGATCTGACCCCTCTGGTCACCAAAACACTGG gcCCTgccttcttgtctctctctccgctccagaTCTCGTCCCTCACCTTCATCTCTGGACGGCTGTGGGTGGGAACAGGAAGTGGCGCCATCTTCTCCATCCCTGTGTCTCTCA GTTCAGAGTCTGCCTCTATACCATACTGCTTTTTGGCGGCAGCACAACTGTGTTACCATGGACACCGCCAGGCTGTCAAGTTCATCATTGCTGCACCTG GCTGTGTGACCAGCTCCTCTACAATAGGAGGCGGTGCTGTAACTCTAGTCTCTACCTCTCAACTCATTCTCAGTGGAGGAGAGGGCTACATCAACTTCCGTATCG GGGACGACGCGAATGACGGCGCACCCGAAGCTGCTCCACTGCGATCAGACCGCAGTCACATGATCATCTGGCAGAGCCCCACCCCCTCCCTGCCCAGCTCCGCCCTTTGA